The Halostagnicola kamekurae sequence GGCAGTCGGTCCGAACGTAGCTCACGCCTCGGTTCGCGTCGATAGTCGTAAAGGGATAGTTGGCGACATCGACTTCTGCCATGGTCGCCGCGGTGTAGAACGTGGACTTGCCGGCGTTTGGCTTTCCGGCAAGTGCGATCGAGAGCATACCTACTCGTCGTTCGGTCCCGAAAACTGTCTTTCGGTTCAGGGAGTCTGGCGGCGCGGTTCTGGCCCCATCAATGTTCGGGTCTGGCGGTACTCGCCGCCCTGTCGACGGACCGCGCTCGACCTGTGCTGTTCGACCGGCCTCGTTCGGCGTGACTCCCTCGTCGGACCGTACTCGACGTGTCCTTGTACGCCGATCGTGGCAAAACCGGGACAGCAGCCGCCCAGAATCCATCCACCGACATCCTTTCAGCTGAAGGCTTCGAACTCATCACCGCTGCGCGTGAACGCCCGCACATGCAGTACGAAGAATTCACCGGCGAGGTACAACACCGCGCTCAACTCGACTCTCGAGAGGACGCGCTGAGTATTTCGCGTGCGACGCTGACGACGCTGTCGGAGCGAATACAACCCGGCGAGGCGTCGAACCTCGCCGCTCAGTTACCCGACGAACTCGGCCGATTCCTCGAGCAGGTCGACGACGTAGAACGCTTCGACTACGACGAGTTCGTCGACCGCGTGGACGAACGCAACGAACTCGGCGAGGAGGATCCGTCGGAAGCGGCATTTCACGCGCAGGTCGTCATGGACGTTCTCGCAGAGGGGGTCGAAGCGGGTGCGCTCGAGGACGTTCGCATGCAACTCCCGCTCGAGGAGGGGTACGACGTGCTCTTCGAAATCGCCGAGAGCGAAGGATATCCCGCATAACGGTCGTTTTCGGAAGACGTTACAGGCGCTCACTCGAGAAACCGCGCCTGCACGTTCCCGCTGGTTTCGGGTATCGCACACCGGTCTTTCTTCCCGAACCAGCGATAGCGCCGGTCAGCGACGAAATCGTACGCGAAATCGCGAAGCCGTTGCGGCAGGTACTGGAGCGGCCACAGGAGCCGGTAGACGCCGCCGAGCAACGTCGCGATTCGAATAATGGCTCCCGACTTCACGTAGGAGTCCTCGCCCTCGATCAACACGACCGACTCGAGTTCGTCCGTCGGGAGGTCGTGCTCGGCGAGCAGGCGCTGGCCCGCGTCGGATTGCAGCGACGCGAAGTAAAATCGCTCCTCGGTATCTCGCGGGATGATGAACTGCACGAAGCCGTTACAGAGCGTACAGACGCCGTCGAAGAGTACGATCGGGCCGTCGTCCGGAATCTCCTCGCCCATTGGATACCGTCTCTACGGCGCGTTCGTAATTCAGGCTTCCGGTCACGAACGCCGTCGCGAACGCTCGAGCGACCTGTTGAACGCGACCTACGCCTACGGTCTACAGCTCGATCGCCATCATCACCTCGTCGGCGTACTCGCCGTCGAGTTTGTAGTGGTCCGCTCGGACGGCTTCGGTCTGCCAGCCCTGGGACTCGAGGAAGTCGATCGCCTCCTGGTTCACCGATGGAACGCTCTGGTAAACTTTTTCGTAGCCGTTGACCCCGGCCCACTCGAGGCCTCGCGAGAGCAGATGCGCCCCCAGACCGTTGCCGCGGTACTCCTCGAGGACGCCGACGGTGAGCTCTGCGGTGTGGCTCAACTTCTCGAGTTCGGGCGCGTTGAGGTGCACCCAGCCGACGACTTCACCGTCGACCGTCGCGACGAAGAACATCCGCGACTCGAGTTCGTTGTACCGGAGCAACGCGTCCTCGCGGTCGATTTCGTCCGCGACGCTCTCGGCGACGATGTAGGTCTTCTCCTCGGCGACCCGCCGGATCGCGCCGACGATGCCGGACAGGTCCTCCTGTCTCGCCGGTCGTATCTGGAACTCGAACGCCTCGGTGGTGTACTCCTCTCGAGCGCCGCCGTCGATCGTCACCCTGAGCTTGCCAGCCTCCGACTCGAGGCGGCCGTCACGTTTGAGGATGGCAACGTGATGGCGAAAGCCGCCCGGATCGATACCGAGGGCTCGGCGGACGCCCTCGGGATCGACGGCCCCCTTTCGCTCGACGTGTTCGTAGATTCGTTTTCGGTCGTCGTGGCCGAACTCGAGTTCTTCGCTGAAGGCCATGGTATGCTAGTCCATCCCAAAATACTTAGTCCTTGGCTCCGAACGCGCGAGACTGTCCTGGCGGGTGCGTTCGTTTCGTACAGCGCCGGGAAGCGATCCGGCGCGCGAGCCAGCGGTCGGAACCGAGAGATTGATACTCGAGTCCTCGAGAGCGAGTAGCGGTTCGAACGGAGTATGATCGGCCTCGAAGTCGTCGGCGTCGGAACAGCGCTCGCGGTCACGATCGGCCTCGGACTGGTCGCCCACGAGTGGACTCACGCTCTGGTTTTGCGGCTCGGAAACGTCGAGTACGACGTGTCGTACTTCCCCGCGCGGTCGGGCGGCGTGATCGGCGCGCTCGCGAGCTATCCGTGGGCGGTGGTCGAACCGGTCGCGGCCGACGCCGACAGGACCTGGGTGCTCCGCCTCGCCGCGGTATCGCCGCTCGCGCTCTCGAGTCCGGTCTTCGTCCTCGCCGCGAGCGGGATCGTCCCAGCCGACGATCCGATCGTCGCGGGGATCGCGATCGGCGTCCTGGCCTGTGCGTTGCCGAGCCCGCAGGACTTCTCCGTGGCGTTCTACGCTCACCGCCGCGGCGGCAGTCGCTCGAGCGACCGACGAGAAAGACCAACCCGCGACGAGTCACCATCCGACGACGAGTCACCGCTCTGTGACGGGTCAGCAGCCCGCGACTCGTGACCCCGCGACGAGACTACGCGCTCGAGAGACGCCGATCACGATACTGACGGAACCGTCTCGGAGCCGTCCCGTTTCGACCACCAGTGGCCGACGGCGACGGCGCCGACCGTCGCTAAGACGAGCAGGGCGAGTCCAGTCGAGGGCCCCACGCCGAACTCGTGGATACTCGCGCCCGTAAATACGACGCAGAGGAGGACCGCGACCCCGTATCGACGGGGCCACGGATCCGGCGTGGCGTCGACCGGATCGACCGCGAGGTAAGACTCGAGCTGTCGCGCTCGGCGACGCCGCTCGACGATGCCGCGATCCTTGTCGTACTCGACGATGCCGTGCTCGTCGAGTTTCGGGAGGTGGGTCTGGTACAGCGAAATGTAGACGCGCTGGCGATCCGAGGAGGAGAGTGACTCGACCGTCGTTTCCTCCTCCCAGGCGGCGACCTGTTCGGCGAGATCGCGCAGTTCGACCCGCCCGTCCGCTCGAGCCATGTATCGAACCACGTCGCGACGGCGGCTCGTCTGCAGGAGGTGAAACGCGTCGTCTTTCGCGATCGCCGTCGGTCGGTCCGTCGGCTCGGTCGACGAACCGGACTCGACCGACCGCCGTCGAAATTTGTTTTCGCCACCAACACCCATTATTCGTGAACACTATTCTCACCTCACATAAAACTGTGACATGTTGTCATACATCCGGGTCACAGACGACGATGCTCGAGAACACGCGACCGCCGTTTCCGACGCCGAAAAGACCCAGCGGGTCCGTCATCGGACCCGATCGGGCCCAGTAGGTGGCCACACAGCCACGAGTGGCCGTAAAACGCTGATTGAGCATGAGTGATCCACGGGGTACACAGGGGATGTACCCCTCGTCCGCGGCTGGGAACCGCGGTCCACCGGCACTCACAGGGATAGTCAGGAGCCGATTCGTCGCGTTCGATCGTCGGAACCACACCGACATCAGTACTGTGGTTCTATCCAATATTAAAGCTAACTATGGGCGCAATATCCAGATAGTTCGGAGTTAAAATGCAGAATACAGCCAGAAATGCCCCAGAAGTCCCACATACATCTAAATATATTGGTTCGAGGAAGGAAAGTTGCGCGAGTCACAACCCACTGGCTCGCCCGTCGTCGATCACTACTCGAACAACGGCGATCAGTACCCGACAGACGTCGATCAAGACACGCCGGTCGATGAACTC is a genomic window containing:
- a CDS encoding DUF2267 domain-containing protein; the protein is MQYEEFTGEVQHRAQLDSREDALSISRATLTTLSERIQPGEASNLAAQLPDELGRFLEQVDDVERFDYDEFVDRVDERNELGEEDPSEAAFHAQVVMDVLAEGVEAGALEDVRMQLPLEEGYDVLFEIAESEGYPA
- a CDS encoding thiol-disulfide oxidoreductase DCC family protein, giving the protein MGEEIPDDGPIVLFDGVCTLCNGFVQFIIPRDTEERFYFASLQSDAGQRLLAEHDLPTDELESVVLIEGEDSYVKSGAIIRIATLLGGVYRLLWPLQYLPQRLRDFAYDFVADRRYRWFGKKDRCAIPETSGNVQARFLE
- a CDS encoding GNAT family N-acetyltransferase; this encodes MAFSEELEFGHDDRKRIYEHVERKGAVDPEGVRRALGIDPGGFRHHVAILKRDGRLESEAGKLRVTIDGGAREEYTTEAFEFQIRPARQEDLSGIVGAIRRVAEEKTYIVAESVADEIDREDALLRYNELESRMFFVATVDGEVVGWVHLNAPELEKLSHTAELTVGVLEEYRGNGLGAHLLSRGLEWAGVNGYEKVYQSVPSVNQEAIDFLESQGWQTEAVRADHYKLDGEYADEVMMAIEL
- a CDS encoding DUF7344 domain-containing protein, which produces MGVGGENKFRRRSVESGSSTEPTDRPTAIAKDDAFHLLQTSRRRDVVRYMARADGRVELRDLAEQVAAWEEETTVESLSSSDRQRVYISLYQTHLPKLDEHGIVEYDKDRGIVERRRRARQLESYLAVDPVDATPDPWPRRYGVAVLLCVVFTGASIHEFGVGPSTGLALLVLATVGAVAVGHWWSKRDGSETVPSVS